A single region of the Populus nigra chromosome 2, ddPopNigr1.1, whole genome shotgun sequence genome encodes:
- the LOC133682411 gene encoding protein phosphatase 2C 32-like isoform X1, which yields MGNGTSRVVGCFAFNGKNGVDLEFLEPLDEGLGHSFCYVRPPIFDSPAITPSNSERFTVDSSTLDSETLSGSFRHDIIDDPSGLHRQNKTFPETTFKTISGASVSANVSTARSNQSALFAGEMQEPAASFESTSSFSAIPLQPLPRGSGPLNGFMSGPLERGFASGPLDKGGGFMSGPIEKGVMSGPLDVTDKSNFSAPLARGRRRPRFQRLVRSVSGPMKNTLSRTLSRHLMGSGWMQRFFLHPVTQLAWQVREPKFRPEASRNCLEGGPSESEYVDICNLQWAHGKAGEDRVHVVLCDEQGWLFIGIYDGFSGPDAPDFLMSHLHRAIDRELEGLLWDYEDKSSNDPIKPKLSKSGLAEAGSECSKQEQPNTSQTTSCSLNNMCSPGDVGGQSSNCEIVDEIDARGCQQQSSNCEKPSSLGPASASIPTANLTGKGRKSVRLYELLQMESCDGSGSASFSVVKSQRSRSWNCQPSSDALDFDQTLRKEPSRSSSLDNCRGEGFSHRGEDPTTSGEDGGIGLQSGNQGGGADLSVSVQRQSTRKFVISSKIRKMYRKQKSLRKKLFPWSYDWHREEICADERVVEPSRPIRRWKTGIVDHDAVLRAMARGLQHTEEQYMEMVEKDLDRNAELALMGSCVLVMLMKDQDVYVMNLGDSRAILAQERPNDRHPNPTLAKDDMRYKNRSREFLVRMELDRISEESPMHNHNSQVNMINKNREISICRLKMRAVQLSTDHSTSIEEEVLRIKAEHPDDNQAILNDRVKGQLKVTRAFGAGFLKKPSCNEALLEIFRIAYVGTNPYVSCIPSLVHHRLSSSDRFLVLSSDGLYQYFSNEEVVAHVTWFMENVPEGDPAQYLIAELLFRAAKKNGMDFHELLDIPHGDRRKYHDDVSVMVVSLEGGEIWRSSG from the exons ATGGGTAACGGCACTTCTCGTGTCGTGggttgttttgcttttaatggCAAGAATGGTGTTGATTTAGAGTTTTTAGAGCCATTGGATGAAGGGTTAGGCCATTCATTTTGCTATGTTAGGCCACCTATTTTTGACTCCCCTGCCATTACCCCCTCAAACTCTGAGAGGTTTACTGTTGATTCCAGTACTCtagattctgaaacattaagtGGTTCTTTTAGACATGATATCATAGATGATCCCTCGGGTTTGCATAGACAAAACAAGACTTTCCCTGAAACTACATTTAAAACGATATCTGGGGCATCAGTTAGTGCCAATGTTTCAACTGCTAGGAGTAACCAGAGTGCATTGTTTGCTGGTGAAATGCAAGAGCCAGCTGCTTCATTCGAGAGCACCTCATCTTTTTCTGCAATTCCTCTGCAGCCATTGCCTCGTGGCTCTGGACCTTTGAATGGCTTTATGTCCGGTCCTCTTGAGAGAGGATTTGCTTCAGGTCCTTTAGATAAGGGTGGTGGTTTTATGTCTGGACCTATTGAGAAGGGGGTAATGTCAGGTCCTCTTGATGTCACTGACAAATCCAACTTCTCCGCTCCACTTGCACGTGGTCGTCGAAGACCCCGCTTTCAGCGTTTAGTGAGGAGTGTGAGTGGACCTATGAAAAACACTCTATCACGAACATTATCAAGACATTTGATGGGTTCAGGTTGGATGCAGAGGTTTTTTTTGCACCCGGTAACCCAATTGGCTTGGCAGGTTAGGGAGCCAAAGTTTCGTCCAGAAGCCTCAAGGAACTGTCTTGAAGGAGGGCCATCAGAGAGCGAGTACGTGGACATTTGCAACTTACAATGGGCTCATGGCAAGGCTGGGGAAGACAGGGTTCATGTTGTACTTTGTGATGAGCAGGGATGGCTGTTTATTGGGATATATGATGGCTTTAGTGGTCCAGATGCACCAGATTTTCTGATGAGCCATCTTCATAGAGCTATTGACAGGGAGTTAGAAGGACTGCTGTGGGATTATGAAGATAAATCTTCCAATGATCCAATAAAACCTAAACTGTCCAAGAGTGGACTTGCTGAGGCAGGTTCAGAGTGCAGCAAGCAAGAGCAGCCTAACACGAGTCAAACAACCTCTTGCAGCTTAAACAACATGTGTAGTCCTGGAGATGTTGGGGGCCAATCTTCTAATTGTGAGATTGTGGATGAAATTGATGCTAGGGGCTGTCAGCAGCAATCTTCTAATTGTGAAAAGCCTAGCAGCTTGGGCCCTGCTTCTGCCTCTATTCCAACTGCCAACTTGACTGGCAAAGGAAGGAAAAGCGTTCGGCTTTACGAGCTGCTGCAGATGGAATCATGCGACGGTTCAGGTTCTGCATCATTCTCAGTGGTTAAAAGCCAAAGAAGCAGATCATGGAATTGTCAACCAAGCTCAGATGCTTTGGATTTTGATCAAACTTTGCGAAAAGAACCGTCGAGATCCTCCTCATTGGATAACTGCAGAGGAGAAGGTTTTAGTCATCGAGGTGAAGATCCCACGACATCTGGAGAAGATGGAGGGATTGGCCTTCAATCTGGTAATCAGGGAGGTGGAGCTGATCTTTCTGTTTCTGTTCAAAGACAGAGtacaagaaagtttgttatcaGCTCAAAGATCCGAAAAATGTATCGGAAGCAGAAGTCCTTGCGTAAGAAACTCTTTCCTTGGAGTTATGATTGGCATAGAGAGGAGATTTGTGCTGATGAGAGAGTGGTGGAACCCTCTAGACCTATTAGGAGATGGAAAACAGGAATTGTTGACCACGATGCAGTTTTGAGAGCAATGGCTCGGGGACTTCAACACACTGAAGAGCAATATATGGAAATGGTGGAAAAGGACCTTGATAGAAATGCAGAGCTTGCTTTGATGGGATCATGTGTTCTAGTGATGTTAATGAAGGATCAAGATGTGTATGTCATGAACCTTGGGGATAGCCGTGCAATATTAGCACAAGAACGACCCAATGATCGTCATCCTAATCCAACTTTGGCGAAGGATGACATGAGGTATAAGAATAGATCCCGAGAGTTTCTAGTACGTATGGAGCTGGACAGAATCTCAGAGGAGTCTCCAATGCATAATCATAACAGTCAGGTTAATATGATCAACAAGAACAGAGAGATCTCTATTTGCAGATTGAAGATGAGGGCAGTTCAGCTTTCAACTGATCACAGCACGAGTATTGAAGAG GAAGTGCTTAGAATAAAGGCAGAACATCCTGATGACAACCAAGCGATTTTAAACGATCGAGTGAAGGGACAATTGAAAGTAACCAGAGCTTTCGGTGCTGGATTTTTGAAGAAG CCATCTTGTAATGAAGCTCTGCTAGAGATTTTTCGGATCGCTTATGTAGGAACTAATCCCTATGTAAGCTGCATTCCTTCTTTAGTTCACCACCGACTCTCCTCAAGCGATCGATTCTTAGTTCTCTCCTCTGATGGGCTTTACCAGTACTTCAGCAATGAAGAGGTGGTTGCTCATGTCACATGGTTCATGGAAAATGTCCCTGAAGGTGATCCTGCACAGTATCTCATTGCAGAACTTCTCTTCCGTGCTGCCAAAAAGAATG GAATGGATTTTCATGAATTGCTGGATATTCCTCATGGGGACAGACGTAAATATCATGATGATGTCTCTGTTATGGTGGTTTCTCTAGAGGGAGGAGAAATTTGGAGATCTTCTGGATAA
- the LOC133681993 gene encoding germin-like protein subfamily 2 member 4 encodes MQEMAAIVTYLVIFTVISSALASDPDMLQDLCVANTHAGIKVNGFTCKAEGNVTEADFFFDGLAKPGKVNNSVGSLVTGANVEKIPGLNTLGVSLSRIDYAPDGLNPPHTHPRATEMIFVLEGELDVGFITTANKLISKTVKKGEVFVFPRGLVHFQKNNGDKEASVIAAFNSQLPGTQSIAMTLFTSTPAVPDNVLTKAFQVGTKEIDKIKTKLAPKKS; translated from the exons ATGCAAGAAATGGCAGCTATTGTCACATATCTAGTCATCTTTACTGTCATCTCCAGCGCCCTTGCATCTGATCCTGACATGCTTCAAGACCTCTGTGTGGCTAATACTCATGCAG GAATTAAAGTGAACGGGTTTACATGCAAGGCTGAGGGAAATGTTACTGAAGCTGATTTTTTCTTTGACGGTCTGGCCAAACCAGGAAAAGTGAACAATTCAGTAGGATCACTTGTAACAGGAGCCAATGTTGAGAAAATCCCAGGCCTAAACACACTAGGCGTGTCACTGTCACGTATTGACTATGCACCTGATGGCCTTAACCCGCCTCACACTCACCCCCGAGCCACCGAAATGATCTTTGTTTTGGAAGGTGAATTGGATGTTGGATTCATCACCACTGCAAACAAGTTGATCTCAAAGACTGTCAAGAAAGGCGAGGTCTTTGTGTTCCCCAGAGGTCTAGTTCATTTCCAGAAGAACAATGGCGACAAAGAAGCCTCTGTGATTGCAGCATTCAATAGTCAGTTGCCTGGTACTCAGTCCATTGCCATGACATTGTTTACTTCAACCCCAGCAGTTCCTGACAATGTCTTGACTAAAGCTTTCCAAGTTGGCACCAAGGAGATTGACAAGATCAAAACCAAGCTTGCCCCCAAGAAGtcctaa
- the LOC133682411 gene encoding protein phosphatase 2C 32-like isoform X2, which produces MGNGTSRVVGCFAFNGKNGVDLEFLEPLDEGLGHSFCYVRPPIFDSPAITPSNSERFTVDSSTLDSETLSGSFRHDIIDDPSGLHRQNKTFPETTFKTISGASVSANVSTARSNQSALFAGEMQEPAASFESTSSFSAIPLQPLPRGSGPLNGFMSGPLERGFASGPLDKGGGFMSGPIEKGVMSGPLDVTDKSNFSAPLARGRRRPRFQRLVRSVSGPMKNTLSRTLSRHLMGSGWMQRFFLHPVTQLAWQVREPKFRPEASRNCLEGGPSESEYVDICNLQWAHGKAGEDRVHVVLCDEQGWLFIGIYDGFSGPDAPDFLMSHLHRAIDRELEGLLWDYEDKSSNDPIKPKLSKSGLAEAGSECSKQEQPNTSQTTSCSLNNMCSPGDVGGQSSNCEIVDEIDARGCQQQSSNCEKPSSLGPASASIPTANLTGKGRKSVRLYELLQMESCDGSGSASFSVVKSQRSRSWNCQPSSDALDFDQTLRKEPSRSSSLDNCRGEGFSHRGEDPTTSGEDGGIGLQSGNQGGGADLSVSVQRQSTRKFVISSKIRKMYRKQKSLRKKLFPWSYDWHREEICADERVVEPSRPIRRWKTGIVDHDAVLRAMARGLQHTEEQYMEMVEKDLDRNAELALMGSCVLVMLMKDQDVYVMNLGDSRAILAQERPNDRHPNPTLAKDDMRYKNRSREFLVRMELDRISEESPMHNHNSQVNMINKNREISICRLKMRAVQLSTDHSTSIEEDRIPMATPVIRHLLKHQVTFFYRF; this is translated from the exons ATGGGTAACGGCACTTCTCGTGTCGTGggttgttttgcttttaatggCAAGAATGGTGTTGATTTAGAGTTTTTAGAGCCATTGGATGAAGGGTTAGGCCATTCATTTTGCTATGTTAGGCCACCTATTTTTGACTCCCCTGCCATTACCCCCTCAAACTCTGAGAGGTTTACTGTTGATTCCAGTACTCtagattctgaaacattaagtGGTTCTTTTAGACATGATATCATAGATGATCCCTCGGGTTTGCATAGACAAAACAAGACTTTCCCTGAAACTACATTTAAAACGATATCTGGGGCATCAGTTAGTGCCAATGTTTCAACTGCTAGGAGTAACCAGAGTGCATTGTTTGCTGGTGAAATGCAAGAGCCAGCTGCTTCATTCGAGAGCACCTCATCTTTTTCTGCAATTCCTCTGCAGCCATTGCCTCGTGGCTCTGGACCTTTGAATGGCTTTATGTCCGGTCCTCTTGAGAGAGGATTTGCTTCAGGTCCTTTAGATAAGGGTGGTGGTTTTATGTCTGGACCTATTGAGAAGGGGGTAATGTCAGGTCCTCTTGATGTCACTGACAAATCCAACTTCTCCGCTCCACTTGCACGTGGTCGTCGAAGACCCCGCTTTCAGCGTTTAGTGAGGAGTGTGAGTGGACCTATGAAAAACACTCTATCACGAACATTATCAAGACATTTGATGGGTTCAGGTTGGATGCAGAGGTTTTTTTTGCACCCGGTAACCCAATTGGCTTGGCAGGTTAGGGAGCCAAAGTTTCGTCCAGAAGCCTCAAGGAACTGTCTTGAAGGAGGGCCATCAGAGAGCGAGTACGTGGACATTTGCAACTTACAATGGGCTCATGGCAAGGCTGGGGAAGACAGGGTTCATGTTGTACTTTGTGATGAGCAGGGATGGCTGTTTATTGGGATATATGATGGCTTTAGTGGTCCAGATGCACCAGATTTTCTGATGAGCCATCTTCATAGAGCTATTGACAGGGAGTTAGAAGGACTGCTGTGGGATTATGAAGATAAATCTTCCAATGATCCAATAAAACCTAAACTGTCCAAGAGTGGACTTGCTGAGGCAGGTTCAGAGTGCAGCAAGCAAGAGCAGCCTAACACGAGTCAAACAACCTCTTGCAGCTTAAACAACATGTGTAGTCCTGGAGATGTTGGGGGCCAATCTTCTAATTGTGAGATTGTGGATGAAATTGATGCTAGGGGCTGTCAGCAGCAATCTTCTAATTGTGAAAAGCCTAGCAGCTTGGGCCCTGCTTCTGCCTCTATTCCAACTGCCAACTTGACTGGCAAAGGAAGGAAAAGCGTTCGGCTTTACGAGCTGCTGCAGATGGAATCATGCGACGGTTCAGGTTCTGCATCATTCTCAGTGGTTAAAAGCCAAAGAAGCAGATCATGGAATTGTCAACCAAGCTCAGATGCTTTGGATTTTGATCAAACTTTGCGAAAAGAACCGTCGAGATCCTCCTCATTGGATAACTGCAGAGGAGAAGGTTTTAGTCATCGAGGTGAAGATCCCACGACATCTGGAGAAGATGGAGGGATTGGCCTTCAATCTGGTAATCAGGGAGGTGGAGCTGATCTTTCTGTTTCTGTTCAAAGACAGAGtacaagaaagtttgttatcaGCTCAAAGATCCGAAAAATGTATCGGAAGCAGAAGTCCTTGCGTAAGAAACTCTTTCCTTGGAGTTATGATTGGCATAGAGAGGAGATTTGTGCTGATGAGAGAGTGGTGGAACCCTCTAGACCTATTAGGAGATGGAAAACAGGAATTGTTGACCACGATGCAGTTTTGAGAGCAATGGCTCGGGGACTTCAACACACTGAAGAGCAATATATGGAAATGGTGGAAAAGGACCTTGATAGAAATGCAGAGCTTGCTTTGATGGGATCATGTGTTCTAGTGATGTTAATGAAGGATCAAGATGTGTATGTCATGAACCTTGGGGATAGCCGTGCAATATTAGCACAAGAACGACCCAATGATCGTCATCCTAATCCAACTTTGGCGAAGGATGACATGAGGTATAAGAATAGATCCCGAGAGTTTCTAGTACGTATGGAGCTGGACAGAATCTCAGAGGAGTCTCCAATGCATAATCATAACAGTCAGGTTAATATGATCAACAAGAACAGAGAGATCTCTATTTGCAGATTGAAGATGAGGGCAGTTCAGCTTTCAACTGATCACAGCACGAGTATTGAAGAG GATAGAATACCCATGGCAACTCCAGTGATTCGCCATTTGCTTAAACATCAGGTCACTTTCTTTTACCGGTTTTGA